One Methylosarcina fibrata AML-C10 DNA segment encodes these proteins:
- a CDS encoding IS481 family transposase, with protein sequence MLENNVRIIKHKVGLLNLAEELGNVSKACKTMGLSRDTFYRYKAAVETGGIEALFDKSRRQPNLKNRVDKATERAVLTHALDYPAYGQVRVSNELRKAGVFVSPSGVRSIWLRHDLASFKARLKALEAKVAEQGLILTEAQVAALEKKKQDDEVSGEIETAHPGYLGSQDTFYVGTFKGVGRVYQQTFVDTYSKVAFAKLYTTKTPITAADLLNDKGLPFFEAEQLPMLRILTDRGSEYCGRAETHDYQLYLAINDIEYSKTKVKSPQTNGICERFHKTILQEFYQVTLRKHLYNDLAALQKDLDDWLDVYNNQRTHQGKMCCGRTPMATLIAGKTVWNEKDLG encoded by the coding sequence ATGCTTGAGAATAACGTAAGAATCATCAAACATAAAGTCGGCTTGCTGAATCTAGCCGAAGAACTCGGCAATGTGTCGAAAGCCTGCAAGACCATGGGCTTATCGCGGGATACGTTTTACCGTTACAAGGCCGCCGTCGAGACGGGTGGGATTGAAGCCCTGTTCGACAAGAGCCGACGCCAGCCGAACCTGAAGAACCGAGTCGATAAAGCCACGGAACGAGCCGTATTGACCCATGCCCTGGATTATCCTGCCTACGGCCAAGTCAGGGTAAGCAATGAGTTGCGCAAGGCCGGCGTATTCGTTTCGCCCAGCGGTGTGCGCAGCATCTGGCTGCGGCATGACCTGGCGAGCTTCAAGGCGCGTTTGAAAGCCCTGGAAGCGAAGGTAGCGGAGCAAGGGTTGATCCTAACCGAAGCGCAAGTCGCCGCCCTGGAAAAGAAAAAGCAGGATGACGAAGTCAGCGGGGAAATCGAGACGGCGCATCCGGGCTATCTGGGTTCCCAAGACACCTTCTATGTCGGCACCTTTAAAGGCGTCGGGCGGGTGTATCAGCAGACCTTTGTCGATACCTACTCCAAAGTCGCCTTTGCCAAGCTCTATACCACCAAAACCCCGATCACGGCCGCTGATCTGTTGAACGACAAGGGGCTGCCGTTCTTCGAGGCGGAGCAGCTACCGATGCTGCGCATTCTGACCGATCGGGGCAGCGAATACTGTGGCCGGGCAGAAACCCACGATTACCAGCTCTATCTGGCGATCAACGACATCGAATACAGCAAGACCAAGGTCAAATCCCCGCAGACCAATGGCATCTGCGAACGCTTCCACAAGACGATCCTGCAGGAGTTTTATCAGGTCACCTTGCGCAAGCACCTGTATAACGATCTGGCGGCCTTGCAAAAAGACCTGGACGACTGGCTCGATGTCTACAATAATCAGCGAACGCATCAGGGTAAAATGTGCTGTGGGCGAACGCCAATGGCAACCCTGATCGCTGGTAAAACAGTCTGGAATGAAAAAGATCTAGGCTGA
- a CDS encoding XRE family transcriptional regulator, translating into MNSQPKENPHIGSSFDDFLSEEALLDEVTAVATKRVIAWQIAEGMSALQLSKTAMAKKMHTSRASLNRLLDEKDTSLTLTTLVSAAALGKKVKIELEPM; encoded by the coding sequence ATGAACAGTCAACCCAAAGAGAATCCTCATATTGGCAGCAGTTTCGATGACTTCCTGAGCGAGGAAGCCCTTCTTGACGAAGTCACGGCGGTCGCGACCAAACGAGTCATTGCGTGGCAAATAGCAGAAGGCATGTCTGCGCTTCAGCTCAGTAAAACGGCAATGGCAAAAAAAATGCACACCAGCAGAGCTTCGCTTAATCGGTTGCTGGATGAGAAAGATACCAGCTTAACCTTGACCACCTTAGTGAGCGCCGCCGCGCTTGGTAAAAAGGTAAAAATAGAGTTGGAGCCGATGTGA
- a CDS encoding type II toxin-antitoxin system RelE/ParE family toxin — translation MARILKRCKFGWPLGMPLVDRLESDIREARIKLDNRIARVLFVIDKHTMILLHGFIKKSQKTPKPEFDLAKQRLKALRGKQ, via the coding sequence TTGGCGAGGATATTAAAACGGTGCAAATTCGGTTGGCCTCTCGGTATGCCGTTAGTCGATCGTCTCGAAAGCGACATTCGGGAAGCCAGAATCAAGCTGGATAACCGGATTGCGCGCGTTCTGTTTGTCATCGACAAACATACGATGATTTTGCTGCATGGCTTTATCAAGAAAAGTCAAAAAACACCGAAGCCGGAATTCGATTTGGCAAAACAAAGATTGAAAGCATTACGAGGTAAGCAATGA
- a CDS encoding type II toxin-antitoxin system HicB family antitoxin: MKLKVIIHPAEEGGFWAEVPAIQGCATQGETYEELLSNLYEAVEACLSVDLEQIEISKNDRVLELAV; encoded by the coding sequence ATGAAGCTAAAAGTCATCATTCATCCAGCCGAAGAAGGTGGATTTTGGGCAGAAGTTCCAGCAATTCAGGGTTGCGCCACACAAGGCGAGACTTATGAGGAACTGCTGTCCAATTTATATGAAGCAGTGGAAGCTTGTCTTTCCGTGGATTTGGAACAAATTGAAATTTCCAAGAACGACAGAGTCTTGGAGCTTGCGGTGTGA
- a CDS encoding type II toxin-antitoxin system HicA family toxin, whose amino-acid sequence MKSISGKQFSKILENRGWHLVRVNGSHPVYMKPGSPIRISLPIHGNEDLKIGLLKHFMKVADITESDL is encoded by the coding sequence GTGAAATCCATTTCTGGCAAACAGTTTTCCAAAATTCTGGAAAATCGCGGCTGGCATTTAGTTCGGGTGAACGGTAGCCACCCTGTTTATATGAAACCAGGAAGTCCAATCCGCATTTCGTTGCCTATTCACGGCAATGAAGATTTGAAAATCGGTTTGCTTAAACACTTTATGAAGGTTGCCGATATTACTGAAAGTGATTTATAA
- a CDS encoding TolB family protein codes for MKTRSTFLSNKFSVLSLTGFLLSVLASTALAAPSTIRASVSSAEVEGNGDSGGVTFGALVISGNGRYVAFASEASNLVLGDTNNVSDVFVRDLLTGTTRRVSVNGSGGQGLGESEYPSISPDGRYVAFASATADLVPGDTNGYLDVFVRDLKTGVTKRASLDSSGNQGNEGSLETSVSANGRYVVFQSYASNLVENDNNGVPDIFVRDLVSGTTRRISVDSSGTEANDSSQGAVISANGRYVAFQSFASNLVSGDDNTNSDVFIHDLKTGTTRMVSVNTSGEEAGAFCFYTGVAGTGGASISADGRYVAFQSFACDLVPDDTNDAQDIFVRDLKAGVTRRASVNSNEVEGNGDIFTASYSAAISGNGRFVAFTSSSNNLVPGDNNSKDDIFLRDLKLGTTQRMSVSSFGTESNGDSGAPSVSTNGGRVAFNSAAYNLVPGDNNAVKDVFVRIR; via the coding sequence ATGAAAACTCGTTCAACTTTTCTTTCGAATAAATTTTCCGTTCTTTCCCTGACAGGTTTCCTGCTTTCGGTTCTGGCGTCTACGGCTCTGGCCGCGCCCTCGACCATCCGGGCGTCCGTATCGAGCGCGGAGGTAGAGGGTAACGGCGACAGTGGCGGCGTTACTTTCGGCGCACTTGTCATCTCGGGCAACGGCCGCTACGTCGCGTTCGCGTCGGAAGCCAGCAATCTGGTGCTTGGAGATACTAATAACGTTTCCGACGTTTTCGTCCGCGACCTCCTGACAGGCACCACTCGACGCGTCTCCGTCAACGGTTCAGGAGGCCAGGGGCTTGGCGAAAGCGAATACCCCTCCATCTCTCCGGACGGGCGTTATGTCGCATTTGCCTCAGCCACCGCCGATCTGGTGCCCGGAGATACCAATGGCTATCTGGACGTGTTCGTGCGCGATCTGAAGACCGGGGTCACGAAACGCGCTTCATTGGACAGCTCGGGCAATCAGGGCAATGAAGGAAGCCTCGAAACTTCCGTTTCCGCCAACGGCCGCTACGTGGTCTTTCAATCCTACGCCAGCAACCTGGTCGAAAACGACAACAATGGGGTGCCGGATATCTTCGTGCGCGATCTGGTGAGCGGCACGACCCGGCGCATTTCCGTCGACAGTTCGGGAACGGAAGCCAATGACTCGAGTCAGGGTGCCGTCATTTCAGCCAACGGCCGCTACGTGGCATTTCAATCCTTTGCCAGCAATTTGGTTTCGGGAGACGACAATACCAATTCCGACGTCTTCATCCACGATCTTAAAACCGGGACAACGCGGATGGTGTCGGTCAATACCTCAGGGGAAGAGGCGGGAGCTTTTTGCTTTTATACGGGGGTTGCCGGCACGGGGGGAGCCTCCATATCCGCCGACGGACGCTACGTGGCGTTCCAGTCCTTTGCCTGCGATCTGGTACCGGATGACACGAATGACGCGCAGGATATTTTTGTGCGTGATCTTAAAGCCGGGGTGACCCGCCGGGCTTCCGTCAATAGCAATGAGGTCGAGGGCAATGGCGACATATTTACCGCCAGTTACAGCGCAGCGATCTCGGGCAACGGCCGTTTTGTCGCGTTTACGTCTTCCTCCAACAATCTGGTGCCGGGAGATAACAATTCGAAAGATGATATTTTCCTGCGTGACCTCAAACTCGGCACAACCCAACGGATGTCCGTAAGCAGTTTCGGAACGGAAAGCAATGGCGACAGCGGTGCTCCCTCGGTTTCAACCAACGGCGGCCGGGTGGCGTTCAATTCAGCAGCCTATAATCTGGTTCCCGGCGACAACAACGCCGTCAAGGACGTCTTCGTGCGTATCCGGTAA
- a CDS encoding antibiotic biosynthesis monooxygenase, translating into MYVTLVHVQVKPDHIDDFIVATRLNHQASIREPGNLRFDVLQSPEHPDQFILYEAYATAEDAAAHKQTAHYAAWRDSVENWMTRPRQGIRYHGLFPKG; encoded by the coding sequence ATGTACGTTACCCTGGTCCATGTTCAAGTCAAACCCGATCACATCGACGATTTCATCGTCGCCACACGGCTCAATCATCAAGCGTCCATTCGGGAACCGGGCAATCTCAGGTTCGACGTGCTGCAATCTCCCGAGCATCCGGATCAGTTCATTCTTTACGAGGCGTATGCGACGGCCGAGGACGCGGCGGCACACAAACAGACCGCCCATTACGCCGCCTGGCGCGATTCGGTGGAAAACTGGATGACCCGTCCCCGGCAGGGCATTCGGTATCACGGCCTCTTTCCGAAGGGGTGA